In Alkalihalobacterium alkalinitrilicum, a genomic segment contains:
- a CDS encoding YybS family protein → MKKTRALTEGSLLAALFGIGIIALLFIPLISMVLIWFMPIPFIIYVLRHGLKPGLLFWVVTMFLTFIISGLPGLPIPLFFGVGGLVVGELYRREKSGLAVLLGGSLTYIVSIILLFVISIVLLGIHPIHTSQELMRQSVETAESMLIGIGQETTEQLDEFYQVIDTLAELGPLLIILMGITTAILTQLVSRLIVKRFYPKVPALPPFREWKFPKSFLWYYLIVSILVLIGVPETSFMHIVLINLFPLLGFAMTVQGLSFLFYYCHVKSVPKVVPILATVFSLLLPLVLFIVRIIGIIDLGFDLRKRVTK, encoded by the coding sequence GTGAAGAAAACAAGAGCCTTAACAGAAGGATCCCTCTTAGCAGCCCTGTTTGGTATTGGTATTATCGCACTGCTCTTTATTCCTCTAATATCTATGGTATTAATTTGGTTCATGCCAATTCCATTTATTATTTACGTACTTCGTCATGGTTTGAAGCCTGGCCTATTATTTTGGGTCGTTACGATGTTTTTAACGTTTATTATTTCTGGATTACCAGGACTTCCAATTCCATTATTTTTTGGAGTCGGTGGTTTAGTTGTGGGGGAGTTATATCGAAGAGAGAAGTCAGGGTTAGCTGTGTTGCTAGGTGGAAGTTTAACGTATATTGTTAGTATCATACTACTATTCGTTATCAGTATCGTACTATTAGGAATTCATCCTATACATACATCGCAAGAGTTAATGCGGCAATCGGTTGAAACTGCAGAAAGTATGTTAATTGGCATTGGTCAAGAAACGACTGAACAACTAGATGAGTTTTATCAAGTCATTGATACGCTTGCTGAGCTAGGTCCTTTATTAATCATATTAATGGGAATCACAACAGCTATACTAACTCAATTAGTATCACGTCTAATCGTAAAACGGTTCTATCCGAAAGTACCAGCACTTCCACCATTTAGAGAGTGGAAGTTTCCAAAGTCCTTTTTATGGTATTATTTAATTGTCTCTATTTTAGTGTTAATTGGGGTACCTGAGACTTCATTTATGCATATCGTTTTAATTAACTTATTTCCTTTACTTGGATTTGCCATGACCGTACAAGGGTTATCATTTTTGTTTTATTATTGCCATGTGAAAAGTGTGCCTAAAGTAGTCCCCATATTAGCGACTGTCTTTTCATTACTTTTGCCTTTGGTATTATTTATTGTAAGGATAATAGGGATCATTGATTTAGGTTTTGATTTACGCAAACGAGTAACGAAGTAG
- a CDS encoding DHH family phosphoesterase — protein sequence MPKFLMKRWHGYHVISLFTVALLFIGILTYYQWQIGVIGFFILGVLLIYSVQARISFEQQLEEYVSTLSYRINKAGEEAVVNLPVGILLYNEENVVQWVNPYVTQVFGDTFIGKPLEDLSGHLLPIIEEEREEGLISLEERFYQVDLKKEERLLYFFDVTETVQTKEMYEEDQTVIGLIYLDNYDEVTQGMDDQVRSKLSSQVTASLNKWANDHEILLRRTGSDRFLSIFNKQTLQLIETTKFSILDEIREVTAKEKIPITLSIGIGSGEGTIRELGALAQSSLDLALGRGGDQVAIKETNGKVHFYGGKSNAMEKRTRVRARVISHALRDFVLESNKVIVMGHKNPDMDAIGAAIGVLKIAEVNGKEGYIVLDREDIHSDVKKLMEEIERHDNLWSHFITPEEAVEMATDQTLLVVVDTHRPSLVVEPNLLDRVDRVVVLDHHRRGEEFVKDPVLVYMEPYASSTAELVTELLEYQPKKLKMDILEATALLAGIIVDTKSFAVRTGSRTFDAASFLRRNGADTILVQRLLKEDLDQYVKRSKLVESAIIYQDEIAISKADDDDVYNQVLIAQAADTLLTMDGIAASFVISTRQDGRIGISARSLGEVNVQLIMEQLRGGGHLTNAATQLDDITLDEAEEMLRNAIDEYLKGGS from the coding sequence ATGCCTAAGTTCTTGATGAAACGGTGGCATGGTTATCACGTAATTTCCTTGTTTACTGTAGCATTGCTGTTTATCGGAATTTTAACTTACTATCAATGGCAAATAGGGGTTATTGGCTTTTTTATATTAGGTGTTTTATTAATTTATTCAGTTCAAGCGAGGATCTCATTTGAACAACAGTTGGAAGAGTATGTTTCTACTTTGTCTTATCGCATTAATAAAGCTGGAGAAGAAGCAGTAGTCAATTTGCCGGTAGGAATTTTACTTTATAATGAGGAAAACGTCGTGCAATGGGTCAATCCGTACGTAACTCAAGTATTCGGGGATACATTCATTGGAAAACCATTAGAAGACCTTTCAGGACATTTACTACCTATCATTGAAGAGGAACGGGAAGAAGGGTTAATTTCATTAGAAGAACGGTTTTATCAAGTTGATCTGAAGAAAGAAGAGCGACTACTTTATTTCTTCGATGTAACGGAAACGGTCCAGACGAAAGAAATGTATGAAGAAGATCAAACAGTTATTGGCCTTATTTATTTAGATAATTATGATGAAGTGACCCAAGGGATGGATGATCAAGTTCGTAGTAAATTGTCTAGCCAAGTGACAGCTTCCTTAAATAAATGGGCTAATGATCACGAAATCTTACTTCGACGAACTGGCTCAGATCGTTTTTTATCGATTTTTAACAAACAAACGTTACAATTAATAGAAACGACAAAGTTTAGTATCCTCGATGAAATTCGAGAGGTGACAGCAAAAGAAAAAATTCCGATTACACTGAGTATAGGAATTGGAAGTGGTGAGGGGACCATACGTGAGTTGGGTGCTCTTGCTCAGTCAAGCTTAGATTTGGCGCTCGGACGCGGTGGTGATCAAGTAGCGATTAAAGAGACGAACGGTAAAGTTCATTTTTATGGTGGTAAATCCAATGCCATGGAAAAGCGGACGCGCGTTCGTGCTCGAGTGATCTCCCATGCTTTAAGAGATTTTGTTTTAGAAAGTAATAAAGTAATTGTGATGGGACATAAAAATCCTGATATGGATGCAATCGGAGCTGCAATCGGAGTCCTAAAAATTGCTGAAGTGAATGGAAAAGAAGGTTATATTGTATTAGACCGAGAAGACATACATTCGGATGTAAAAAAATTAATGGAAGAAATCGAAAGGCACGATAACTTGTGGTCCCACTTCATCACCCCAGAAGAAGCAGTTGAGATGGCGACCGATCAAACACTACTCGTTGTAGTGGATACGCACCGACCATCTCTTGTTGTAGAACCGAACCTATTAGATCGCGTGGACCGCGTCGTTGTTTTGGACCACCATCGCCGCGGTGAGGAGTTTGTTAAGGATCCTGTTCTTGTTTATATGGAACCTTATGCCTCTTCAACCGCTGAACTAGTAACTGAACTTCTCGAGTATCAGCCGAAAAAGCTAAAAATGGATATTTTAGAAGCGACTGCGTTGTTAGCAGGAATTATCGTTGACACCAAAAGCTTCGCTGTCAGAACAGGTTCCCGTACGTTTGATGCCGCTTCTTTTTTAAGGCGAAACGGGGCAGACACGATTCTCGTTCAAAGGTTACTTAAAGAAGATCTTGATCAATATGTTAAACGCTCTAAATTAGTGGAATCTGCGATTATCTACCAAGATGAAATTGCCATTTCTAAAGCTGACGATGATGATGTATATAATCAAGTATTAATTGCTCAAGCAGCAGACACATTATTGACGATGGATGGAATAGCTGCTTCCTTTGTTATATCTACTCGACAAGATGGTCGTATTGGTATTAGTGCTCGTTCTTTAGGAGAGGTCAATGTCCAGTTAATCATGGAACAATTACGTGGTGGTGGTCATTTGACTAACGCAGCAACACAATTAGATGATATAACATTAGATGAAGCTGAAGAAATGTTAAGAAATGCAATAGACGAATACTTAAAAGGGGGAAGTTAA
- the rplI gene encoding 50S ribosomal protein L9: protein MKVIFLEDVKGKGKKGEVKNVAEGYARNFLFPQNLAVEASKGNVRNLEAQKKSEEKKTEEELLEAKKYKEELESITVEIKAKSGEGGRLFGAISTKQITEELAKMKKKVDKRKIMLNDPIRSLGFTNVPIKIHPQVIATVKVHVIEQ, encoded by the coding sequence ATGAAAGTTATTTTTCTAGAAGATGTGAAAGGAAAAGGAAAAAAAGGGGAAGTTAAAAATGTCGCTGAAGGTTATGCGCGTAATTTCCTTTTTCCACAAAATTTAGCGGTTGAAGCTTCAAAAGGAAATGTGAGAAACCTTGAGGCACAAAAGAAAAGTGAAGAGAAAAAGACTGAAGAAGAACTATTAGAAGCAAAAAAATATAAAGAAGAGTTAGAAAGCATAACAGTTGAAATTAAAGCAAAGAGTGGTGAAGGTGGCCGACTATTTGGTGCCATTTCTACAAAACAAATTACTGAAGAGCTAGCAAAGATGAAGAAAAAAGTCGATAAACGTAAAATTATGTTAAACGACCCAATTCGCTCTTTAGGTTTTACAAATGTTCCAATTAAAATCCATCCTCAAGTGATAGCTACTGTGAAAGTTCATGTAATAGAACAATAA
- the dnaB gene encoding replicative DNA helicase, producing MSDLFADRTPPQNIEAEQAVLGAIFLEEQALVTASEQLLPDDFYRLSHQRIYEVMLFLAEKGEPVDLITVTSELQDRKWLDDIGGVSYLSDLANAVPTAANIEYYSKIVEEKSLLRRLIRVATNIAADGYTSEDEVDAILDGAEKTILDIAQRKNSGAFIQIKDVLVETYDRIETLQNQTGEITGIPTGFAELDRMTAGFQRSDLIIVAARPSVGKTAFALNIAQNVATKTDENIAIFSLEMSASQLVTRMLCAEGNIDAQRMRTGQLESEDWQKLTMAMGSLSKAGIYIDDTPGIKVNDIRAKCRRLKQEKGLSIILIDYLQLIQGNGRGGENRQQEVSEISRTLKGIARELDVTVIALSQLSRGVESRQDKRPMMSDIRESGSIEQDADIVAFLYRDDYYDKESENKNIIEIIIAKQRNGPVGTVELAFVKEYNKFVNLERRYDEQGMPTGA from the coding sequence ATGAGTGATTTATTTGCTGATCGTACCCCTCCCCAAAACATTGAAGCGGAGCAGGCTGTACTTGGGGCCATCTTTTTAGAGGAGCAAGCTTTAGTGACTGCCTCAGAGCAATTGTTACCAGATGACTTCTATCGGTTATCTCACCAACGAATCTATGAAGTTATGCTTTTTCTAGCAGAAAAAGGAGAGCCTGTTGATTTAATTACGGTTACATCTGAACTTCAAGATCGTAAGTGGTTAGATGATATTGGAGGAGTATCGTATTTAAGTGATTTAGCAAATGCAGTTCCAACTGCAGCTAATATTGAATATTATAGTAAGATTGTTGAAGAGAAGTCACTTCTACGAAGACTAATTCGTGTTGCAACTAATATCGCAGCCGATGGTTATACAAGTGAAGATGAAGTTGATGCAATATTAGACGGTGCTGAAAAAACAATTCTTGATATTGCTCAAAGAAAAAACTCAGGAGCGTTTATACAAATAAAAGATGTTCTAGTTGAAACGTATGACCGTATCGAAACGCTCCAAAACCAAACGGGAGAAATTACGGGTATTCCTACAGGCTTTGCTGAACTCGATAGAATGACAGCTGGCTTTCAACGAAGTGATTTAATTATTGTAGCGGCTCGTCCTTCAGTGGGTAAAACAGCCTTTGCCTTAAATATTGCACAAAACGTTGCAACAAAGACAGATGAAAACATTGCGATATTTAGTCTAGAGATGTCTGCAAGTCAGCTCGTGACGCGTATGCTTTGTGCAGAAGGAAATATCGATGCTCAAAGAATGAGAACAGGCCAACTTGAATCTGAGGATTGGCAAAAGTTAACGATGGCGATGGGTAGCCTTTCTAAGGCTGGAATTTATATTGATGATACTCCAGGTATCAAAGTAAATGATATACGTGCAAAGTGTCGTCGTTTAAAGCAAGAAAAAGGTTTAAGCATTATCTTGATCGACTATTTACAATTAATTCAAGGAAATGGACGTGGTGGGGAAAACCGTCAACAAGAAGTTTCGGAAATCTCACGGACATTGAAAGGAATTGCGAGGGAATTAGACGTAACAGTAATCGCTCTTTCCCAGTTATCCCGTGGAGTAGAATCAAGACAAGATAAACGTCCGATGATGAGTGATATTCGTGAATCCGGAAGTATTGAGCAGGATGCCGATATTGTTGCCTTTTTATATCGTGATGATTATTACGATAAAGAATCAGAGAATAAAAATATTATTGAAATCATTATTGCGAAGCAACGTAATGGTCCTGTAGGTACTGTAGAGTTAGCGTTTGTTAAAGAATACAATAAATTTGTAAATTTAGAACGGCGGTATGATGAACAAGGTATGCCAACAGGAGCCTAA
- a CDS encoding adenylosuccinate synthase, whose translation MSSVVVVGTQWGDEGKGKITDYLSEKAEVVARYQGGNNAGHTIVFNGEKYKLHLIPSGIFYKDKVCVIGNGMVIDPKALVEELKYLHDRNVDTSNLRISNRAHVILPYHLKLDIVEEERKGANKIGTTKKGIGPAYMDKAARIGIRIADLLDREEFEQKVERNLEEKNRMFEKYYEVEGFTKEDFLDEYYEYGQQIAQYVVDTSVVLNDALDDGRRVLFEGAQGVMLDIDQGTYPFVTSSNPIAGGVTIGSGVGPSKIHHVVGVSKAYTTRVGDGPFPTELHDEIGERIREVGNEYGTTTGRPRRVGWFDSVVVRHARRVSGLTDLSLNSIDVLTGIKTLKICTAYKYKGEIIDTFPASLKVLAECEPVYEELPGWEEDITGVHSLDELPANARHYVERVSQLTGIPLAIFSVGPDRNQTNLIRGVFV comes from the coding sequence ATGTCATCAGTAGTAGTTGTTGGGACGCAATGGGGAGACGAAGGAAAGGGTAAAATTACGGATTATCTTTCTGAAAAAGCAGAAGTAGTTGCTCGTTATCAAGGTGGAAACAACGCAGGGCATACAATTGTTTTCAATGGAGAGAAATACAAACTACATTTAATTCCTTCTGGGATCTTTTATAAAGATAAAGTATGTGTGATTGGGAATGGTATGGTTATCGATCCTAAAGCATTAGTAGAAGAGCTAAAGTATTTACATGATCGAAATGTAGATACGAGTAACCTTCGTATTAGTAATAGAGCACATGTGATTTTACCATATCATCTTAAATTAGATATCGTAGAAGAAGAGCGCAAAGGTGCAAATAAGATTGGAACAACGAAAAAAGGTATTGGACCTGCTTATATGGATAAAGCAGCTCGTATTGGTATTCGAATTGCAGATTTACTTGATCGTGAAGAGTTTGAACAAAAAGTGGAGCGTAATCTAGAAGAGAAAAACCGTATGTTTGAAAAGTATTATGAGGTAGAAGGATTTACGAAAGAAGACTTCCTAGATGAGTACTATGAGTACGGACAACAAATCGCTCAGTACGTTGTTGATACATCAGTCGTTTTAAACGATGCACTAGATGATGGTCGTAGAGTCCTTTTTGAAGGAGCACAAGGGGTTATGCTTGATATTGACCAAGGAACATATCCTTTTGTTACTTCTTCTAATCCAATCGCGGGTGGAGTGACGATCGGCTCTGGTGTTGGACCTTCGAAAATTCATCATGTAGTTGGTGTTTCTAAAGCATATACGACACGTGTAGGTGATGGGCCATTTCCGACTGAACTTCATGATGAAATTGGTGAACGTATTCGTGAAGTAGGGAATGAATATGGAACAACAACAGGACGACCACGTCGTGTCGGTTGGTTTGATAGCGTTGTTGTACGCCATGCCCGCCGTGTAAGTGGTCTTACTGATTTATCATTAAACTCAATCGATGTTTTAACAGGGATTAAAACACTAAAAATTTGTACAGCCTATAAATATAAAGGCGAAATTATTGACACGTTCCCAGCAAGCTTAAAAGTACTTGCCGAGTGCGAGCCTGTGTATGAAGAGTTACCAGGTTGGGAAGAAGATATTACTGGTGTTCATTCATTAGATGAACTTCCTGCTAATGCACGTCACTATGTTGAACGTGTATCTCAATTAACAGGTATTCCTTTAGCTATATTCTCAGTAGGACCAGATCGTAATCAAACGAATTTAATTCGTGGTGTATTTGTTTAA
- a CDS encoding peptidoglycan DD-metalloendopeptidase family protein has translation MNLFKSLRASNLKNTRQNNIKEKYNWLHYSIHKLKVATSLVACTAVLVAGPTALANEPNNSGLNTIYHVYVDGERIGSIGDTRDYENLVNEKIDQFSEKYESLNLVIGQEVELIPERVFRIRTKTDETIEKLDELLTVKAEAVAITFGDKETLFLEEEESAKQVLRKFKLQYVSEDELASFELREDEEAPVEELEVGETEVKDITLSIEAEYDNGLAYPNEILSVEQAIKMLNLGTLTEEKYTVAPGDVLGSIASDHDLNTEELLKLNPEITQDSLLQIGQKVNVTAYKPIVTVQVEKFSKEEEEITFQTETKEDSSMWKGDTKIAQEGKPGKRIVSYEITQQNGQTIKQTVVNEEVIEEAVNRVVVKGTKQSTSRGTGSLGWPAVGGYISSYQGNRWGRFHKGIDIARPSNYNILAADNGTVISAGWQGGYGNTIRINHNNGIETLYAHLESIDVRVGQTVAKGQKIGIMGTTGNSTGIHLHFEVYRNGQLQNPMDYLNR, from the coding sequence ATGAATCTGTTTAAATCGTTAAGGGCTAGTAATTTAAAGAATACTAGACAAAATAACATAAAAGAAAAGTATAATTGGTTACATTATTCTATACATAAATTAAAAGTCGCTACAAGTCTTGTCGCATGTACTGCTGTATTAGTAGCAGGGCCGACTGCACTTGCTAATGAACCAAATAATAGTGGATTAAATACGATTTACCATGTTTACGTAGATGGTGAACGAATTGGTTCAATTGGTGATACGCGCGACTATGAAAATCTAGTAAATGAAAAAATAGATCAATTCAGTGAAAAATATGAATCTTTAAATTTAGTTATTGGGCAAGAAGTTGAGCTTATTCCTGAACGAGTATTCCGAATCAGAACGAAAACCGATGAAACTATTGAAAAATTAGATGAGCTTTTAACTGTCAAGGCAGAAGCAGTAGCGATTACATTCGGTGATAAGGAGACGCTATTCCTTGAGGAAGAAGAATCAGCGAAACAAGTTTTACGTAAATTTAAGTTACAGTATGTTTCAGAAGATGAATTAGCTTCTTTTGAATTACGAGAAGATGAAGAAGCGCCAGTAGAAGAGTTGGAAGTTGGGGAAACAGAAGTTAAAGATATAACATTATCGATTGAGGCAGAGTATGATAACGGACTTGCTTATCCAAATGAAATACTATCTGTTGAACAAGCGATCAAGATGTTAAACCTTGGAACATTAACGGAGGAAAAATATACTGTTGCCCCTGGAGATGTCTTAGGTTCAATTGCAAGTGATCATGATTTAAATACAGAAGAACTTCTCAAGCTTAATCCAGAAATTACTCAAGATTCACTTTTGCAAATTGGTCAAAAAGTGAATGTAACAGCTTATAAACCAATTGTTACTGTACAAGTGGAGAAATTTTCAAAAGAAGAAGAAGAAATTACTTTCCAAACAGAAACAAAAGAAGACTCCTCAATGTGGAAAGGCGATACTAAAATTGCCCAAGAAGGTAAACCAGGAAAGCGTATTGTTAGTTATGAAATTACACAGCAAAATGGTCAAACGATAAAGCAAACTGTTGTTAATGAGGAAGTTATAGAGGAAGCAGTCAATCGCGTTGTTGTAAAAGGAACCAAGCAGTCGACATCGCGTGGAACAGGTAGTTTAGGATGGCCTGCTGTAGGTGGGTATATCTCGAGTTATCAAGGCAATCGCTGGGGGCGTTTCCATAAAGGAATTGATATTGCCCGACCTAGTAATTACAACATATTAGCCGCAGATAACGGAACCGTTATTTCAGCTGGTTGGCAAGGTGGATATGGGAACACCATCCGAATTAATCACAATAATGGGATTGAAACCCTATATGCACATTTAGAATCAATCGATGTTAGAGTCGGCCAAACTGTAGCTAAAGGACAAAAAATTGGCATCATGGGTACGACAGGAAATTCAACTGGTATTCATCTACATTTTGAAGTGTACCGTAATGGCCAACTACAGAACCCTATGGATTATTTAAATCGTTAA
- the yycF gene encoding response regulator YycF: MDERILVVDDEKPIADILKFSLEKEGFSVICAHDGNTAIELALKEVPDIILLDIMLPFKDGMEVCREIRKSHDMPIIMLTAKDSEIDKVLGLELGADDYVTKPFSTRELIARVKANLRRHSIKPDEQQPLKEIAVGDLVIKPDAYLVKRRGEEIELTHREFELIHYLANHLGQVMTREHLLQAVWGYDYFGDVRTVDVTVRRLREKVEDNPSYPTWIITRRGVGYYLRHPGQEN; this comes from the coding sequence ATGGATGAACGCATTCTTGTAGTAGATGATGAAAAGCCAATAGCAGATATTTTGAAGTTTAGTTTGGAAAAGGAAGGGTTTAGTGTAATTTGTGCACATGATGGAAATACAGCTATAGAACTAGCTCTTAAAGAAGTACCAGATATTATTTTGCTTGATATAATGTTGCCATTTAAAGACGGGATGGAAGTTTGCAGAGAAATTCGCAAGAGTCATGATATGCCTATTATTATGTTAACGGCAAAAGACTCAGAAATTGATAAAGTGTTGGGGCTCGAATTAGGAGCAGACGATTATGTAACGAAACCATTTAGTACGCGCGAGTTAATTGCTCGAGTAAAAGCGAACCTAAGACGTCATAGCATTAAACCAGATGAACAGCAACCATTGAAGGAAATTGCCGTCGGTGATTTAGTAATTAAACCCGATGCTTATCTTGTGAAGCGACGTGGCGAAGAAATTGAGTTGACTCATCGTGAGTTTGAACTCATTCATTATTTGGCGAATCATCTTGGACAAGTGATGACAAGAGAGCATTTACTTCAGGCAGTCTGGGGATACGATTATTTTGGAGACGTGCGAACCGTCGATGTTACAGTAAGGCGATTGCGTGAAAAAGTTGAAGATAACCCAAGTTATCCAACATGGATTATTACGCGGCGAGGAGTCGGATATTATTTACGTCATCCAGGGCAGGAGAATTAA